In Rhodomicrobium lacus, the following proteins share a genomic window:
- a CDS encoding phytoene/squalene synthase family protein: protein MSPAADTRDDGRSAADLVRSRDRDRYWAAMFAPEAARPALFALHAFDSELNHVLAVAREPLAGQIRLKWWHDAIESGEANEKTGNPLADALNAAIMAHDLPRERLLAMVDEHVPELFGDSPADNAEFAALIDDSQGALFELASAALGDRSEAAKGAAREAGLALGIVETLRGLPDSVARGRLPLPLALLEEKGVDFEAMGRGEDSGALQAALAELRDEAAAALQRFRDMQANIAPDARAAFLPLTLVAPYLQVMAAPDFQPLRDRVALNPLGRLWRIWRAARRNKL, encoded by the coding sequence ATGTCGCCCGCCGCCGACACGCGCGACGACGGGCGAAGCGCGGCGGATCTCGTCCGCTCGCGCGACCGCGACCGCTATTGGGCCGCTATGTTCGCGCCCGAAGCCGCCCGCCCGGCTCTTTTCGCGCTCCATGCCTTCGACTCCGAACTGAATCACGTCCTTGCGGTCGCGCGCGAACCTCTGGCGGGACAGATCCGCCTTAAATGGTGGCACGATGCGATCGAAAGCGGCGAGGCGAACGAAAAGACCGGCAATCCTCTCGCCGACGCGCTGAACGCCGCGATCATGGCGCATGATCTCCCGCGCGAGCGCCTCCTTGCGATGGTGGACGAGCACGTGCCCGAGCTTTTTGGCGACAGCCCCGCCGACAATGCGGAATTTGCGGCGCTTATCGACGATTCGCAGGGCGCGCTGTTCGAACTCGCCTCCGCAGCGCTCGGCGACCGCAGCGAAGCCGCGAAAGGCGCTGCCCGCGAAGCCGGACTCGCGTTGGGCATCGTCGAAACGCTTCGCGGCCTCCCCGACTCCGTCGCGCGCGGACGCCTCCCTCTGCCGCTTGCGCTTCTCGAAGAGAAGGGCGTCGATTTCGAGGCCATGGGACGCGGCGAGGACAGCGGCGCGCTTCAGGCCGCGCTTGCAGAGTTGCGAGACGAGGCGGCAGCAGCGCTTCAGCGTTTCCGAGACATGCAGGCGAACATCGCGCCGGACGCTCGCGCGGCCTTTCTTCCCCTGACGCTTGTCGCCCCCTATCTTCAGGTGATGGCGGCGCCGGACTTTCAACCCTTGCGCGACAGGGTCGCGCTCAACCCGCTCGGCCGGCTCTGGCGCATCTGGCGCGCGGCGCGCCGCAACAAACTCTGA
- a CDS encoding ATP12 family chaperone protein, protein MTASDKKTLKRFYKAATVAEQDNGSFQIHLDGRAVKTPAGRPLAVPTRALAEAIAEEWNGQGETIAPHRLFYTRLANSAADAVAPREGEVVGDIVSFAASDLLCYRAPFPVELAARQAETWDPVLAFIRDTYDATFEVTTGVGHIAQPPASIDAIRNALTAFGPFRLAALHMMTTLTGSALLSLAHVDGFLDTGATWAAAHIDDAWQAAQWGEDYEAAERLKHRFDDFRNASRFFALA, encoded by the coding sequence ATGACCGCATCTGACAAAAAGACCCTCAAACGCTTCTACAAGGCCGCCACCGTAGCCGAACAGGACAACGGCTCGTTCCAGATCCATCTCGACGGGCGCGCCGTAAAGACCCCGGCCGGTCGCCCGCTCGCTGTCCCCACGCGCGCGCTTGCCGAAGCCATCGCCGAAGAATGGAACGGGCAAGGCGAAACCATCGCGCCGCACAGGCTTTTCTACACGCGGCTTGCCAACAGCGCCGCTGATGCCGTCGCGCCGCGCGAAGGCGAGGTTGTCGGAGACATCGTGTCCTTCGCGGCAAGCGACCTTCTCTGCTATCGCGCGCCGTTTCCAGTCGAACTCGCCGCGCGGCAGGCGGAGACTTGGGACCCGGTGCTCGCCTTCATCCGCGACACCTACGACGCGACTTTCGAGGTGACCACGGGCGTCGGCCATATTGCGCAGCCGCCTGCCTCGATCGACGCTATTCGTAACGCCCTGACCGCCTTCGGGCCGTTCCGGCTCGCCGCGCTTCACATGATGACGACGCTGACCGGTTCCGCACTTCTGTCGCTCGCCCATGTGGACGGATTCCTCGATACGGGCGCAACCTGGGCTGCGGCGCATATCGACGACGCGTGGCAGGCCGCGCAATGGGGCGAGGATTACGAAGCCGCCGAGCGCCTCAAGCACCGTTTCGACGATTTCAGAAACGCGTCGCGTTTCTTCGCGCTCGCCTGA
- a CDS encoding Mth938-like domain-containing protein, with amino-acid sequence MSGSLTRLGPRAPVSLTPGGALQFAGKIRDTAFLISAAEVFAWAAATEDTRETDILGFLDTRETPGDFLLYGTGANLRFVSPAFARQIEKRGLGLETMDTAAACRTYNVLIAERRRFTAALLPVSRG; translated from the coding sequence ATGAGCGGTTCCCTGACACGCCTTGGCCCGCGCGCACCCGTCTCCTTGACGCCGGGTGGCGCGCTGCAATTCGCGGGTAAGATCCGCGATACGGCGTTCCTCATCTCGGCCGCCGAAGTCTTCGCGTGGGCCGCAGCGACCGAAGACACGCGGGAAACCGACATTCTCGGCTTTCTCGATACGCGCGAAACGCCCGGCGATTTCCTGCTCTACGGCACCGGCGCAAACTTGCGTTTTGTCTCGCCCGCCTTCGCGCGGCAGATCGAAAAACGCGGCCTCGGCCTCGAAACGATGGACACCGCCGCTGCCTGCCGCACCTACAACGTGCTCATCGCCGAGCGCCGCCGCTTTACCGCCGCGCTGCTTCCGGTCTCGCGAGGCTGA